In a genomic window of Methanogenium sp. S4BF:
- a CDS encoding PEGA domain-containing protein — MKKPSALRIIPVLILCLLIQAVISPADAQIQKGTISVSSVPQGANIYLNDEDLGLQTNTVIQNVFPGIHYVRLELPGYRTWEKIFEVREGEITYISHEMEPLVGDAFSVTTKPEGAQIYIDGDFYGISNTVFYELPTGQHRVLLLLDNYSDYAATVTISEGMSQSLVHTFEPIPDTGRITVASVPSNAGIYLNGEYQGTTRKTLDEVVPGTYAIVIMKTGYDNWTGTVDVAAGKISEIIAELTPAKVILSVTTVPKGAGIVIDGVFSGTTPLEIPVEQGLHTVLLEKFGYESREEEADVGAEGASISVNLVSMAPQAIAEAQRVVFDNVDYQPEKAREALENAQKSYAAGDSESAITYAASAIALARDVDGDGVINPLDISPHLHNAVIYITPFLVVFLVAGLIAKDMLRHRIKPEITVHLPVTIREDDMLARAEVTANAPGGPYRGFVCTVYIDGISVDHFTDPGKYDVMLSGRSPGVHSLMVHLQVAKERYGKAEKKVKENFIVEPPEPAHPVTDEKGGGIIIPEDEDFGPEDLFEEGKE; from the coding sequence ATGAAAAAACCCTCAGCACTGAGAATCATTCCCGTCCTCATTTTGTGCCTGCTCATACAGGCGGTCATCTCACCTGCAGATGCACAGATACAGAAAGGCACGATATCTGTCTCATCAGTGCCGCAGGGAGCGAATATTTACCTGAATGATGAAGATCTCGGCCTTCAGACAAATACGGTGATTCAGAATGTTTTTCCGGGCATTCACTATGTGCGGCTTGAGTTGCCGGGCTACCGGACATGGGAGAAGATCTTTGAGGTAAGGGAAGGGGAGATTACCTACATCAGCCATGAGATGGAGCCGTTGGTGGGCGATGCCTTCTCTGTAACGACAAAGCCCGAGGGTGCACAGATCTATATCGACGGGGACTTTTACGGCATATCAAATACCGTTTTTTATGAACTTCCCACGGGGCAGCACCGTGTGCTCCTGCTGCTTGACAACTATTCAGATTATGCGGCAACGGTAACCATCAGCGAAGGGATGTCGCAGTCACTTGTGCATACGTTTGAGCCAATACCTGACACCGGACGGATAACTGTTGCATCTGTCCCGTCGAATGCCGGGATTTATCTGAACGGAGAGTATCAGGGCACCACCCGAAAGACGCTTGATGAGGTCGTGCCGGGGACGTATGCCATTGTCATCATGAAAACCGGATACGACAACTGGACGGGCACGGTTGACGTTGCGGCAGGAAAAATATCTGAAATAATTGCGGAGCTGACGCCTGCAAAGGTCATTTTGTCCGTTACAACGGTTCCGAAAGGCGCCGGTATTGTCATCGACGGCGTATTCTCAGGCACCACTCCTCTTGAAATACCGGTTGAACAGGGATTGCATACGGTTCTTCTGGAAAAGTTTGGCTATGAGAGTCGTGAAGAGGAGGCGGATGTCGGTGCTGAAGGGGCCTCAATTTCTGTGAACCTTGTATCAATGGCGCCGCAGGCAATAGCAGAGGCACAACGGGTGGTATTCGATAATGTCGACTACCAGCCGGAGAAAGCACGGGAGGCGCTTGAGAATGCACAGAAAAGCTATGCGGCGGGAGACTCTGAAAGTGCAATAACCTACGCAGCGTCTGCAATCGCCCTTGCCCGGGACGTTGACGGGGACGGGGTGATAAATCCGCTCGACATCAGCCCGCATCTTCACAATGCTGTGATATATATAACGCCGTTTCTTGTTGTGTTTCTTGTAGCCGGATTGATTGCAAAGGACATGCTACGGCATCGGATAAAGCCTGAGATCACGGTCCATCTGCCGGTGACCATACGGGAGGATGATATGCTTGCACGGGCTGAGGTGACGGCAAATGCTCCCGGAGGGCCATACCGGGGTTTTGTCTGCACGGTGTACATTGACGGCATCTCCGTTGACCACTTCACGGACCCCGGAAAATATGATGTGATGCTCTCAGGACGAAGCCCGGGTGTCCACAGTCTGATGGTGCATCTTCAGGTTGCAAAGGAGCGGTACGGTAAAGCGGAGAAGAAGGTGAAGGAGAACTTTATCGTTGAACCTCCAGAACCGGCACATCCTGTTACGGATGAGAAAGGTGGCGGGATTATTATTCCGGAAGATGAGGACTTCGGGCCTGAGGATCTGTTTGAGGAGGGGAAAGAGTGA
- a CDS encoding VOC family protein has protein sequence MADNSIFSYHSTVLFVRDVAASKKFYTEVMGEEIELDLGKNIGFKSGIGIWDGSYGRNVIFGDAGAGDDDFSSKRMLELYYETDDMDRTSELLKAAGVVFVHDVVAQPWCQLTVRFLDPDGHMIEVGERMDVCVKRLAASGMSGEKIAESTTMPADIVKHMLKNG, from the coding sequence ATGGCAGACAACAGTATTTTCTCCTATCATTCAACCGTTCTGTTTGTACGCGATGTGGCCGCTTCAAAGAAATTCTACACTGAGGTGATGGGAGAGGAAATTGAACTCGATCTCGGCAAAAATATCGGTTTTAAAAGTGGAATTGGTATCTGGGACGGGAGTTACGGCAGGAACGTGATATTCGGGGATGCCGGTGCCGGAGATGACGATTTTTCCTCAAAGCGGATGCTCGAACTCTATTATGAAACGGATGACATGGACCGGACATCTGAACTGCTGAAAGCTGCCGGTGTTGTATTCGTGCATGATGTCGTCGCTCAGCCATGGTGCCAGCTCACGGTTCGGTTTCTTGACCCTGACGGACATATGATCGAGGTGGGCGAACGAATGGATGTCTGTGTGAAACGGCTGGCCGCGTCCGGCATGTCAGGCGAAAAGATTGCAGAATCAACCACCATGCCTGCTGATATCGTGAAGCATATGCTGAAGAATGGATGA
- a CDS encoding type II glyceraldehyde-3-phosphate dehydrogenase, whose translation MIRVAINGYGTIGKRVADAVAAQPDMEVVGVSKTRPSGEAYIANERGYPLYIADIEKKPAFERAGIAVAGDVEEMLKKCDVVVDATPGGVGKENRKIYELFNVKAIWQGGEKHEIAGISFNSSCNYRDAYGADFVRVVSCNTTGLCRIIQLADEAYGVKSVFATMVRRGSDPGGIKKGPIDAIVLNPVTIPSHHGPDVNTVLPSIDIVTTAMIVPTTFMHMHVIRMELAQEATREGVLDLIRKHPRIGIVKGASGITSTAELRELASDMGRPRGDLWESCVYEDSVSVGKNNELYLFQAIHQEADVVVENIDAIRAMMKAADTAEESVRITNEALGLKAI comes from the coding sequence ATGATCAGAGTCGCAATTAACGGATACGGAACAATTGGCAAACGGGTGGCCGACGCGGTGGCCGCCCAGCCGGATATGGAAGTGGTCGGAGTCTCCAAAACACGACCCTCGGGTGAGGCATATATCGCAAACGAGCGGGGATACCCCCTTTATATCGCAGATATTGAGAAGAAGCCGGCCTTTGAGCGGGCAGGCATTGCAGTCGCAGGCGATGTGGAGGAGATGCTCAAGAAGTGCGACGTCGTTGTGGACGCAACGCCGGGCGGTGTGGGCAAGGAGAACCGGAAAATCTACGAGCTCTTCAATGTCAAGGCCATCTGGCAGGGCGGCGAAAAGCATGAGATCGCAGGGATCTCGTTTAATTCATCCTGCAATTACCGCGATGCCTACGGTGCTGACTTTGTGCGGGTGGTATCCTGCAATACGACCGGCCTGTGCCGCATCATCCAGCTTGCAGATGAGGCATATGGGGTAAAATCGGTCTTTGCGACGATGGTGCGGCGCGGGTCTGACCCCGGCGGCATCAAAAAGGGGCCTATTGATGCCATCGTCTTAAACCCGGTCACCATCCCGTCCCACCACGGCCCGGATGTGAACACCGTCCTCCCGTCCATCGATATCGTGACGACAGCGATGATCGTGCCGACGACCTTCATGCACATGCATGTGATCAGGATGGAGCTCGCTCAGGAGGCTACCCGTGAGGGCGTCCTCGATTTGATTCGCAAACACCCGAGAATCGGCATTGTGAAGGGCGCCTCAGGCATCACATCCACGGCAGAACTCCGGGAACTGGCCTCCGACATGGGCCGCCCACGTGGTGACCTCTGGGAGTCCTGTGTCTACGAGGACTCAGTCTCGGTCGGTAAAAACAATGAGCTCTATCTCTTCCAGGCCATCCACCAGGAGGCAGATGTTGTCGTCGAAAACATCGACGCCATCCGTGCGATGATGAAGGCGGCAGACACCGCAGAAGAGTCGGTTCGGATCACCAATGAGGCGCTCGGCCTGAAGGCGATCTGA
- a CDS encoding PH domain-containing protein, with amino-acid sequence MSVQIDTAFIPDPSFRSYLILVTAFGMLIPVFFFAFMVFAITEGAGSALAVMAGIFAVLAFTGGLWAFLYYDTVCYLLTPTEMTWGRGILWKQTGIVPYNRITNVDIIQGPVMRVFGISNLRIQTAGYSANQMAEIKLQGIRDPEPLRAVIMDFVRSGHPVAAVTGAENTATPAFVSAASPSGQAADASVLRELREITAVLKRIEEKMQ; translated from the coding sequence ATGTCTGTTCAGATTGATACCGCATTCATCCCTGATCCCTCATTCCGGTCGTATCTGATCCTTGTGACCGCGTTTGGCATGCTGATCCCCGTCTTCTTCTTCGCATTCATGGTATTTGCGATAACAGAGGGGGCGGGCAGTGCGCTTGCAGTGATGGCGGGCATTTTTGCCGTGCTTGCTTTTACAGGCGGTCTCTGGGCCTTTCTGTATTATGATACCGTCTGCTACCTTCTCACGCCGACTGAGATGACCTGGGGCCGTGGAATCCTCTGGAAACAGACGGGCATTGTCCCCTACAATCGTATCACAAACGTCGACATCATCCAGGGTCCTGTGATGCGGGTCTTCGGGATATCAAATCTGCGTATCCAGACCGCGGGCTACTCGGCAAATCAGATGGCGGAGATTAAACTCCAGGGTATTCGTGATCCTGAACCCCTCCGTGCCGTCATTATGGACTTTGTACGGTCCGGGCATCCGGTCGCAGCCGTCACCGGTGCGGAGAACACCGCGACCCCTGCGTTTGTCTCAGCCGCATCACCGTCCGGGCAGGCGGCCGATGCTTCCGTGCTCCGGGAACTCCGGGAGATTACAGCCGTTCTGAAGAGAATCGAAGAGAAGATGCAGTGA
- a CDS encoding PQQ-binding-like beta-propeller repeat protein, with product MRVYMRVALLVCMALFLVCGAAVAIQPPDLNRTVTINGAAEVAAFIESPAAGGFVAAGAAKDSPAIWFVAENGTVTGNMTVAVDNASVIRYIQEEGDAYLVFSDTHDFAGVTPDGEILWTWHVPLGEVSSVDAVPEGGIIAAANYLHPTLYRLDADGTPLWNKTYADTSGAGLGRIQSVKAVEGGYIVAGYATPVIASGDAVGLVMYLSEDGTVVWEERFGEEGIGYVVNISPLPGGGYIAPALTTEDEAAVLILNETGAADQLFFYPKRMELIYYADAAPGGGYYLVGYDASLVNGEPQYLVMGVSPDGEEEWMQWFGDTGIRAFVPLGDGFVTGGENGEISFFTFHKAGKETDLSNAWMFIFVILAGIIAGYLIYRQH from the coding sequence ATGAGAGTATATATGAGAGTGGCGTTGCTGGTCTGCATGGCCCTGTTCCTTGTCTGCGGGGCTGCTGTGGCCATTCAGCCGCCGGACCTGAACCGGACGGTCACAATAAATGGTGCCGCTGAGGTGGCAGCCTTCATCGAATCGCCTGCTGCAGGCGGTTTTGTCGCGGCGGGTGCTGCAAAGGACAGCCCTGCGATCTGGTTTGTTGCAGAAAACGGGACAGTCACCGGAAATATGACTGTTGCTGTGGATAACGCTTCTGTTATCCGGTACATCCAGGAGGAGGGGGACGCGTACCTGGTCTTCAGCGATACCCACGACTTTGCAGGAGTCACTCCTGACGGTGAAATCCTGTGGACGTGGCATGTGCCTCTCGGAGAAGTCTCTTCAGTGGATGCAGTCCCTGAAGGTGGTATCATTGCTGCCGCAAACTACCTGCACCCGACCCTCTACCGGCTGGATGCAGACGGAACACCGCTCTGGAACAAGACCTATGCTGACACCTCGGGCGCCGGTCTCGGGCGGATCCAGTCGGTGAAGGCAGTAGAAGGCGGCTATATCGTGGCCGGCTATGCCACACCGGTGATTGCCTCCGGAGATGCGGTGGGACTGGTGATGTACCTCAGTGAGGATGGCACCGTGGTCTGGGAAGAGCGCTTTGGTGAGGAGGGCATTGGCTACGTGGTAAACATCAGTCCCCTTCCCGGCGGCGGGTATATCGCCCCTGCTCTCACTACGGAGGATGAGGCAGCTGTCCTCATTCTCAATGAAACCGGCGCAGCAGATCAGCTATTCTTCTATCCCAAACGGATGGAACTGATCTACTATGCAGATGCGGCCCCCGGCGGCGGGTACTATCTGGTGGGATATGACGCCAGCCTGGTAAATGGTGAGCCGCAGTATCTCGTAATGGGTGTATCCCCGGATGGTGAGGAGGAATGGATGCAGTGGTTCGGAGATACCGGCATCCGGGCATTCGTCCCCCTCGGTGACGGGTTTGTGACCGGAGGAGAGAACGGGGAGATCTCTTTTTTTACCTTCCACAAGGCCGGAAAGGAGACTGATCTCTCGAATGCATGGATGTTTATCTTTGTTATTCTCGCAGGAATAATCGCCGGATATCTTATTTACCGGCAACACTGA
- a CDS encoding methyl-accepting chemotaxis protein, whose amino-acid sequence MSLQIIEDALRRALDGDFTAPLSQAAADPETQNLVGLVEKAIGKMQKSAEYQEMLRRVDEFIANYPYPLAIYGADGACLMLNDHYCALFRDSCEALMKKSFSDFDITILGGDSLFASHDTKKNSETDLSVTWNDGSKNYLKLYQVPVSDGAGDISVVYHIYLDQTEAIREQEELKKFQRRADAFLLENPQGITVLAADKHRLDLNQEYQRIWRGGYDELMAKKLYDFNITIVGGDDFYASYETKKKAVTDMEIAWDNGEKSYLRLFQTPILDDNGEIDVNYYIYQDLTKQHEEMAEIERLQRRADAFLLENPQGITVLAADKHRLDLNQEYQRIWRGSYDELMAKKLYDFNINIVGGDDFYASYETKKKAVTDMEIAWDNGEKSYLRLFQTPILDENGDIDVNYYIYQDLTQQHEEMEEIKTLQRRADAFLQQNPQGITVLAPDKHRLDLNQEYQRIWRGGYNELMAKKLYDFNINIVGGDDFYASYETKRKAVTDMEIKWNNGEKSYLRLFQTPILDENGDIDVNYYIYQDLTPERSLSQFLDREITRQEANLTLLAHGDISGFDLTVGETNEYTAEAGVLFSDMNASLTAAQKAIEEMVEDFVGTMKAMQGGNSKARAHPDQFEGVYAVITEGLNNVLETVMVPLNESYRVLKEYADKDFSRRFNEDLLVEGDFLKLKTAINNVGINVGSALSDVKTAVDNVDANMADASRGVEEIAKAMEDVAVSSQQSSEAFRRQLETVEVVAREISDLSASIEEIASTSQEVMAQADHVSRMGNEASGLGREANSKMNAVEKIAEESVTQIEQLNKKMTEISKIVKLINDISSQTNLLALNAAIEAARAGEHGRGFAVVAGEVRNLAAESKAATDSIEELIEGIQRDSNTTAVSMKSAYKEIQASLESVHQAIASLNEIVTGAQEASEGIHEIARATDDQASATNRVMEKMEETTTLTKENMSRIDDVAAVTEEVAASTEEVGSGTYEVTRMTEKLRAMVSVFRTE is encoded by the coding sequence ATGTCGTTACAAATTATTGAAGATGCACTGCGGCGTGCACTGGACGGGGATTTTACGGCCCCACTCAGTCAGGCGGCCGCAGACCCCGAGACACAAAACCTTGTCGGGCTCGTGGAAAAAGCCATTGGAAAGATGCAGAAGTCTGCTGAGTATCAGGAGATGCTCCGCAGGGTTGACGAGTTCATTGCCAACTATCCGTATCCTCTGGCTATCTATGGCGCTGACGGTGCCTGTCTGATGCTTAATGATCATTACTGCGCCCTCTTCCGCGATTCGTGTGAGGCGCTGATGAAAAAGTCATTCTCAGACTTTGATATCACCATTCTTGGTGGTGACAGCCTGTTTGCATCCCATGACACCAAGAAGAACTCTGAGACCGACCTGTCGGTCACATGGAATGACGGGAGCAAAAACTACCTGAAACTCTACCAGGTGCCTGTCAGTGACGGAGCAGGGGACATCAGTGTAGTCTACCACATCTATCTGGACCAGACCGAGGCCATCAGGGAGCAGGAAGAACTGAAAAAGTTCCAGAGGCGTGCTGATGCCTTCCTCCTGGAGAATCCGCAGGGGATTACCGTTCTTGCGGCAGACAAGCACCGCCTCGACCTGAACCAGGAGTACCAGCGTATCTGGCGCGGCGGCTACGATGAGCTGATGGCAAAGAAGCTCTACGACTTTAACATCACTATCGTCGGCGGTGATGACTTCTACGCCTCATATGAGACGAAAAAGAAGGCTGTTACGGATATGGAGATTGCATGGGACAATGGAGAGAAGTCATATCTGCGTCTCTTCCAGACACCTATTCTCGATGACAACGGCGAAATTGATGTCAACTACTACATCTACCAGGACCTCACCAAGCAGCATGAGGAGATGGCGGAGATCGAGAGATTGCAGAGGCGTGCTGATGCCTTCCTTCTGGAGAATCCGCAGGGCATTACGGTCCTTGCAGCAGACAAGCACCGTCTCGACCTGAACCAGGAGTACCAGCGTATCTGGCGTGGTAGCTACGATGAACTGATGGCAAAGAAGCTCTACGACTTTAACATCAACATTGTCGGCGGCGATGACTTCTACGCCTCATACGAGACAAAGAAGAAGGCCGTTACGGATATGGAGATTGCATGGGACAATGGAGAGAAGTCGTACCTGCGTCTCTTCCAGACACCTATTCTCGATGAAAACGGCGATATTGACGTCAACTATTACATCTACCAGGACCTCACACAGCAGCACGAGGAGATGGAGGAAATAAAAACGCTTCAGAGGCGTGCAGACGCCTTCCTCCAGCAGAACCCGCAGGGAATCACCGTGCTTGCCCCTGACAAGCACCGCCTCGACCTGAACCAGGAATACCAGCGTATCTGGCGCGGGGGCTACAACGAGCTGATGGCAAAGAAGCTCTACGACTTTAACATCAATATCGTCGGTGGTGATGACTTCTATGCCTCGTATGAGACGAAGAGGAAGGCCGTTACGGATATGGAGATTAAGTGGAATAATGGGGAGAAGTCGTACCTGCGTCTCTTCCAGACACCTATTCTCGATGAAAACGGCGATATTGACGTCAACTACTACATCTATCAGGATCTCACACCGGAACGTTCTCTCTCACAGTTCCTTGACCGCGAGATCACCCGGCAGGAGGCAAACCTGACTCTCCTCGCCCATGGCGATATCAGTGGGTTTGACCTGACGGTCGGCGAAACCAATGAGTACACTGCTGAGGCAGGTGTCCTCTTCTCAGATATGAATGCAAGCCTCACCGCCGCACAAAAGGCCATTGAAGAGATGGTGGAGGACTTCGTCGGGACCATGAAGGCGATGCAGGGAGGAAACAGCAAGGCACGGGCACACCCTGACCAGTTTGAAGGTGTCTATGCAGTCATCACCGAGGGATTAAATAATGTCCTTGAAACGGTGATGGTTCCGCTCAATGAGTCATACCGTGTCCTGAAGGAGTATGCAGATAAGGACTTCTCCAGACGGTTCAATGAGGACCTTCTGGTTGAAGGGGACTTCCTGAAACTGAAGACTGCCATCAACAATGTGGGCATCAATGTAGGCAGTGCCCTCAGCGATGTGAAAACTGCTGTTGACAATGTCGACGCAAACATGGCCGATGCCTCCCGCGGTGTTGAGGAGATTGCAAAGGCGATGGAAGATGTGGCAGTATCCAGCCAGCAGTCATCTGAGGCATTCCGGCGCCAGCTTGAGACAGTTGAGGTCGTTGCGCGCGAGATATCTGATCTCTCAGCCTCGATTGAGGAGATCGCCTCCACGTCACAGGAAGTGATGGCCCAGGCAGACCATGTTTCCCGCATGGGCAATGAGGCATCCGGGCTGGGCAGAGAAGCCAATAGTAAGATGAATGCGGTGGAGAAAATAGCAGAAGAGAGCGTCACTCAGATTGAGCAGCTCAACAAGAAGATGACTGAGATCTCAAAGATCGTCAAGCTCATCAATGACATCTCCAGCCAGACAAATCTCCTTGCCCTGAATGCCGCGATTGAGGCTGCACGGGCCGGTGAACACGGCCGTGGATTTGCTGTCGTGGCAGGTGAGGTGAGAAATCTCGCTGCTGAGTCAAAGGCTGCGACAGACTCCATTGAAGAGCTTATTGAAGGCATCCAGCGTGACTCCAATACCACAGCGGTCTCCATGAAGTCTGCCTACAAAGAGATCCAGGCAAGTCTGGAGAGTGTCCATCAGGCCATTGCGTCCTTAAATGAGATCGTCACCGGCGCCCAGGAGGCATCCGAGGGCATCCATGAGATTGCCCGTGCGACAGATGATCAGGCAAGTGCGACAAACCGGGTGATGGAGAAGATGGAGGAGACGACGACCCTTACCAAGGAGAATATGTCCCGCATTGATGATGTCGCAGCGGTGACTGAGGAGGTGGCAGCTTCAACCGAAGAGGTTGGCAGCGGCACCTATGAAGTGACACGGATGACCGAGAAACTGCGGGCGATGGTCAGCGTATTCCGGACAGAGTGA
- a CDS encoding chemotaxis protein CheW, with protein sequence MSKLTDVVEFRIADGYYAIDVQIAREIVEMMTITPIPRAPDYITGVTNLRGEVTNIINLSKLIGLPESVASETQKFIVLMPDAAQGSNVGIIVDDVCSVMQVDEKDVEALGEGLSSDVTEYVKGIIKMKDDASDTMRLIIWVDMQRVLSQIIS encoded by the coding sequence ATGTCAAAACTCACTGATGTTGTGGAATTCAGGATTGCAGACGGGTATTATGCAATCGATGTCCAGATTGCCCGGGAGATAGTCGAGATGATGACGATCACTCCTATCCCACGGGCACCGGATTATATCACTGGTGTCACCAATCTCAGGGGAGAGGTCACCAATATCATCAATCTCAGCAAACTGATAGGGCTCCCTGAGTCGGTTGCATCTGAGACGCAGAAGTTCATCGTCCTCATGCCGGATGCAGCACAGGGATCAAATGTTGGCATCATTGTTGATGATGTGTGCAGTGTGATGCAGGTGGATGAGAAGGATGTAGAGGCGCTTGGAGAGGGTCTCTCCAGCGATGTAACCGAGTATGTGAAGGGCATCATCAAGATGAAAGATGATGCCTCGGACACCATGCGCCTGATCATCTGGGTAGACATGCAGCGCGTGCTCTCCCAGATAATCTCCTGA